One genomic window of Mus musculus strain C57BL/6J chromosome 4, GRCm38.p6 C57BL/6J includes the following:
- the Pramel12 gene encoding PRAME family member 8 isoform X1: MSVQDPPTLLQLSVQRLLRDEALAISSLQYLPRALFPLLFKEAFNHRQTNVLRAMVAVWPFPFLPLGTLMKTPHLEILQAVLDGVDMLWTQKVLPRRRKLQVLDLRNVYHDFWDVWVGPEDGDHSAETVCEKQIAKRLHQYALRRRLKVVTDLCLRFHLNEHQAYLLQWAQQRRSSIRLCCVKMQIWALPVYTVRKVLMVFQPDSIQELELNTGWSLSTLVHFASYLDQMRNLQKLLLTRIHKNTFKVLNTSSDIQKCITKFVSQFSKLNSLQHLSMNGIYFSSEHMKQLFRYLKTPLETLSITMCKLSHLDLNSLSQSQSLHQLKQLNLRLVKLIDLRPVPFHDLLRSVAGTLQTLELEGCWMVDSQLTALLPALSQCSQLTRVNFYDNDISMAVLKDLLYHTASLSQLTQELYPAPLECYDDTGDVLMGRFVQLCPELMETLITVRQPKNVSFATYICHECCQRCVYGLETKLCRCRQ; this comes from the exons ATGAGTGTCCAGGACCCACCCACACTCCTGCAGCTGTCAGTACAGAGACTACTGAGGGACGAGGCCCTGGCCATTTCTTCTCTGCAGTACCTTCCCAGGGCGCTTTTCCCACTGCTCTTCAAGGAAGCCTTCAATCACAGACAAACTAATGTCCTGAGGGCCATGGTGGCAGTGTggccctttcccttcctccctctggggACCCTGATGAAGACTCCCCACCTGGAGATCTTGCAGGCTGTGCTGGATGGAGTAGACATGCTTTGGACACAGAAGGTTCTTCCCAG AAGGAGGAAGCTCCAAGTGCTGGACCTGAGGAATGTGTACCATGACTTCTGGGATGTTTGGGTTGGACCAGAGGATGGAGACCACTCAGCAGAGACTGTGTGTGAAAAGCAGATAGCAAAGCGCCTTCATCAATATGCACTGAGGCGACGTTTGAAGGTGGTCACTGACCTGTGCCTCAGGTTCCATTTGAATGAACACCAAGCATACTTGTTACAGTGGGCCCAGCAGAGAAGAAGTTCCATACGGCTATGCTGTGTGAAGATGCAGATTTGGGCTTTGCCTGTGTACACTGTCAGGAAGGTCTTGATGGTGTTCCAGCCAGACAGCATCCAAGAATTGGAACTAAATACAGGTTGGAGCCTGTCCACTCTGGTGCATTTTGCATCTTACCTGGACCAGATGAGAAACCTTCAAAAACTCCTTTTAACACGGATTCACAAGAACACCTTCAAGGTTCTAAATACCTCCTCGGACATCCAGAAGTGTATCACCAAGTTTGTCTCTCAGTTCTCCAAACTCAACTCTCTCCAGCATCTCTCCATGAATGGCATCTACTTTTCCAGTGAGCACATGAAACAGTTGTTCAG GTACCTGAAGACCCCGTTGGAGACTCTGTCCATCACCATGTGCAAGCTTTCACATTTAGACTTGAATTCCTTGTCCCAGAGTCAGAGCCTCCATCAGCTCAAACAGCTGAACCTGAGACTTGTGAAGTTGATTGACTTACGTCCTGTGCCTTTCCACGACCTCCTCAGGAGTGTTGCAGGCACCCTGCAGACCCTAGAACTGGAGGGCTGTTGGATGGTGGACTCCCAGCTCACTGCCCTCCTGCCTGCCCTGAGCCAGTGTTCCCAGCTCACCAGGGTCAACTTCTATGACAATGACATCTCCATGGCTGTTCTAAAGGACCTTCTGTATCACACAGCCAGTCTGAGCCAGCTGACCCAGGAGCTGTATCCTGCCCCTCTGGAGTGCTATGATGACACGGGTGATGTCCTTATGGGAAGATTTGTCCAACTTTGTCCTGAGCTTATGGAGACACTCATTACTGTAAGGCAGCCCAAGAATGTCTCCTTTGCTACGTATATCTGCCATGAATGTTGCCAGCGCTGTGTCTATGGCCTGGAGACAAAACTTTGTCGTTGTCGGCAGTAA